From one Desmodus rotundus isolate HL8 chromosome X, HLdesRot8A.1, whole genome shotgun sequence genomic stretch:
- the LOC112317947 gene encoding guanine nucleotide-binding protein G(s) subunit alpha-like, giving the protein MFDVGGQRDKRRKWIQCFNDVTAIIFVVASTSYNMVIREVSQTNRLQEALNLFKSIWNNRWLRTISVILFLNKQHLLAEKVLAGKLKIEDYFKEFAHYTTPEDATPEPGEDPRVTRAKYFIRDEFLRISTASRDGRHYCYPHFTCAVDTENICRVFNDCRDIIYRMHLHQYELL; this is encoded by the coding sequence ATGTTTGACGTGGGCGGCCAGCGCGATAAGCGCCGCAAGTGGATCCAATGCTTCAATGATGTGACTGCCATCATCTTCGTGGTGGCCAGCACTAGCTACAACATGGTCATTCGGGAGGTCAGCCAGACCAACCGCCTGCAGGAGGCTCTGAACCTCTTCAAGAGCATCTGGAACAACAGATGGCTGCGCaccatctctgtgattctgttcctcaaCAAGCAACACCTGCTCGCTGAGAAGGTCCTGGCTGGAAAATTGAAAATTGAGGACTACTTTAAAGAATTTGCTCACTACACTACTCCTGAGGATGCTACCCCCGAGCCCGGAGAGGACCCGCGCGTTACCCGGGCCAAGTACTTCATCCGTGATGAATTTCTGAGAATCAGCACCGCTAGCAGGGACGGGCGCCACTACTGCTACCCCCACTTCACCTGCGCTGTGGACACCGAGAACATCTGCCGCGTGTTCAACGACTGCCGCGACATCATCTACCGCATGCACCTCCATCAGTATGAGCTACTATAA